One window of Oscillibacter hominis genomic DNA carries:
- a CDS encoding ABC transporter permease — protein sequence MKEFFATYGSMLIKAIGIHTVYVLISVAIGFLLGLAFGILLSRVPKWSGIILPIISIFQTIPGLVFIGVLFLYIGMVPATIIIALSIYAMFPVLKNTYTGILGVAPQYVEASKGCGMSAVQTLFQVELPLAMPTIIAGLRMSAIYTVSWTVLASMIGLGGLGDFVYQGVSSNNNTLIIAGAIPAAILAIVVGAAIDLLQKRVTPHGMRKEVGK from the coding sequence CAAGGCCATCGGGATCCATACCGTGTATGTGCTGATCTCTGTGGCCATCGGCTTCCTGTTAGGACTTGCCTTCGGCATCCTGCTCTCCCGGGTTCCCAAGTGGTCCGGCATCATCCTGCCGATCATCTCCATCTTCCAGACCATTCCCGGCCTGGTGTTCATCGGCGTGCTGTTCCTCTACATTGGTATGGTGCCCGCCACGATCATCATCGCCCTTTCCATCTACGCCATGTTCCCAGTGCTGAAAAACACCTACACCGGTATTTTGGGCGTGGCGCCCCAGTACGTGGAGGCGTCCAAGGGCTGCGGCATGTCCGCCGTCCAGACCCTCTTCCAGGTGGAGCTTCCGTTGGCCATGCCCACCATCATCGCCGGGCTCCGGATGTCGGCCATCTATACCGTCAGCTGGACCGTCCTTGCCTCCATGATCGGGCTTGGCGGACTGGGTGACTTCGTCTATCAGGGCGTATCCTCCAACAACAACACGTTGATCATCGCTGGAGCCATTCCCGCCGCCATTCTCGCGATCGTGGTGGGCGCTGCCATCGACCTGCTGCAAAAGAGGGTCACGCCTCACGGCATGCGTAAGGAGGTGGGCAAATGA
- a CDS encoding glycine betaine ABC transporter substrate-binding protein codes for MSWALVWQHLFIVLAASVLSILVGLPLGVLSYMYPKARSIILRIVDLLQTIPSLALLGIIMVFLGAGKLTVIIGITLYSLLPIVRNTCLGLQEVDSGVKEAARGMGMSRLYRLLNVEFPLAFPMVFTGVRIAVVNAIGSAVFAAFVGGGGLGSIITRGIRIQDMGLILSGTGALMIIAVVLDLLMGAFEQKMKKTRGGGGKRMWIPVAALLLAFVLILPFGLRDTTGANELILYDGDYSETQVMHHMIKMLVEDQTDLTVTIKDQMSQVNNFNSLKGGSHTCDMMISYDGTLLTTFLKLDPEDVPEGMSIYDYANEVALERYDMRLLEKLGFDNTYAIAVPESVAEQYSLETVSDLIPVAGQLVFGAEHEFFTQEGSMKFGPFTAFYGLNFKDVVSVDVSLKYAAAEKGSFDVTEVYATDGLNRKAKLKVLEDDKGFFPDYNGAFLVREDTFEKFAGTAPNLEEVLNLLAGQIANDDMVEMTYQVDVQGRDVDDVVREFLDSRGLLG; via the coding sequence ATGAGTTGGGCACTGGTATGGCAACACCTGTTTATTGTGCTGGCCGCCAGCGTGCTGTCCATTTTGGTGGGCCTGCCGTTAGGCGTCCTGTCCTACATGTACCCCAAGGCCCGGTCTATCATCCTGCGGATCGTTGACCTGCTGCAAACCATCCCCTCCCTGGCCCTGCTGGGCATCATCATGGTGTTCCTGGGGGCAGGAAAGCTGACGGTCATCATTGGAATCACCCTCTACTCCCTGCTGCCCATTGTGCGCAACACCTGCTTAGGGCTCCAGGAGGTGGACTCCGGCGTCAAGGAAGCCGCCCGGGGCATGGGTATGAGCCGGTTGTACCGGCTGCTGAACGTGGAATTCCCCCTGGCTTTCCCCATGGTGTTCACCGGCGTGCGCATTGCCGTGGTCAATGCCATCGGCTCTGCCGTGTTCGCAGCCTTTGTGGGCGGCGGCGGCCTGGGCAGCATCATCACCCGGGGCATCCGCATCCAGGACATGGGCCTGATCCTTTCCGGCACCGGCGCGCTGATGATCATCGCCGTGGTACTGGACCTGCTGATGGGCGCGTTCGAGCAGAAGATGAAGAAAACCCGGGGCGGCGGGGGCAAGCGGATGTGGATCCCCGTGGCGGCGCTGCTGCTGGCCTTTGTGCTGATCCTTCCCTTCGGCCTGCGGGATACCACCGGGGCCAACGAACTGATCCTCTATGACGGCGACTACAGCGAAACCCAGGTCATGCACCACATGATCAAAATGTTGGTGGAGGATCAGACGGATCTGACTGTCACCATCAAGGATCAGATGTCCCAGGTGAACAACTTCAACTCCCTCAAAGGCGGCAGCCACACCTGCGACATGATGATCAGCTACGACGGTACGCTTCTGACCACCTTCCTCAAGCTGGACCCGGAGGATGTGCCGGAAGGCATGTCCATCTACGACTATGCCAACGAGGTGGCTTTGGAGCGCTACGATATGCGCCTGCTGGAGAAACTGGGGTTTGACAACACCTATGCCATCGCCGTGCCGGAATCCGTGGCGGAGCAGTACAGCCTGGAAACGGTCAGCGACTTGATCCCGGTGGCAGGCCAGCTGGTCTTCGGCGCTGAGCATGAGTTCTTCACCCAGGAGGGCAGCATGAAGTTCGGCCCCTTCACCGCTTTTTATGGCCTGAATTTCAAGGATGTCGTCTCCGTGGACGTGAGCCTCAAATATGCCGCCGCGGAAAAGGGCAGCTTTGACGTCACAGAGGTGTACGCCACCGACGGCTTAAACCGCAAGGCCAAGCTGAAGGTGTTGGAAGACGACAAGGGCTTTTTCCCCGATTACAACGGCGCATTCCTGGTCCGGGAGGATACCTTTGAAAAATTTGCCGGCACCGCCCCCAACCTGGAGGAGGTCCTGAACCTGCTTGCCGGCCAGATCGCCAACGATGACATGGTGGAGATGACCTATCAGGTGGATGTCCAGGGCAGGGACGTGGACGATGTGGTCCGGGAATTCCTGGACAGCCGCGGCCTGTTGGGATAA
- a CDS encoding ABC transporter substrate-binding protein: MKKFVCLMMAMVMVVACLAGCGNSGSASGSGSASGSGASSSGSASGAAFKLGGTGPLTGGAAIYGNAAYHGAQIAVDEINAMGGIQFELKYEDDAHDAEKAVNAYNALKGWGMQLSLGSVTSKPAEATSAKNFEDRIFALTPSASSVATTEGKDNVFQMCFTDPGQGAKSAEYIANKNLGTKIAVIWKNDDVYSKGLYDTFTAAAEELNLDIVSDTTFNDGNATDFSVQLADAQTKGADLVFLPMYYDVAALIFNQANSMGYAPKWFGVDGMDGILSVEGFDTSLAEGVMLLTPFAADASDERTQAFTAKYQEQFNEIPNQFAADAYDCVYAYKQALEAAGCTPDMSNEELCNAMMEQFTTMTFVGLTSDESGMTWEASGAVSKSPKGMVIQDGSYVGLD; this comes from the coding sequence ATGAAAAAGTTTGTGTGTCTCATGATGGCCATGGTTATGGTCGTCGCATGCCTGGCCGGCTGCGGGAATTCCGGCAGCGCCTCCGGTTCCGGCTCTGCGTCCGGCTCCGGTGCTTCCTCCTCCGGTTCCGCCTCTGGTGCGGCCTTTAAGTTAGGCGGCACAGGCCCCCTGACCGGCGGTGCCGCCATCTACGGCAACGCCGCCTACCACGGCGCCCAGATCGCCGTGGACGAGATCAATGCCATGGGCGGCATCCAGTTCGAGCTGAAGTATGAAGACGACGCCCACGACGCTGAAAAGGCCGTCAACGCCTATAACGCCCTGAAGGGCTGGGGCATGCAGCTGTCCCTGGGCTCTGTCACCTCCAAGCCCGCTGAGGCCACCTCCGCCAAAAACTTTGAGGATCGTATTTTTGCCCTGACCCCCTCCGCCTCCTCCGTGGCAACCACCGAGGGCAAGGACAACGTCTTCCAGATGTGCTTCACCGACCCCGGCCAGGGCGCCAAGTCCGCTGAGTACATCGCCAACAAAAACCTGGGTACCAAGATCGCCGTCATCTGGAAAAACGACGATGTGTACTCCAAGGGCCTGTACGACACCTTTACCGCAGCTGCCGAGGAGCTGAACCTGGACATCGTCTCCGACACCACCTTCAATGACGGCAATGCCACCGACTTCTCCGTCCAGCTCGCCGACGCTCAGACCAAGGGAGCCGATCTGGTGTTCCTGCCCATGTACTATGACGTGGCAGCCCTGATCTTCAACCAGGCCAACTCCATGGGCTACGCGCCCAAGTGGTTCGGTGTGGACGGCATGGACGGCATCCTGTCCGTGGAGGGCTTTGACACCTCTCTGGCCGAGGGCGTCATGCTGCTGACCCCCTTCGCCGCCGACGCCAGCGACGAACGCACCCAGGCCTTCACCGCCAAGTATCAGGAGCAGTTCAACGAGATCCCCAACCAGTTTGCCGCCGATGCCTATGACTGCGTTTACGCATACAAGCAGGCTCTGGAAGCCGCTGGCTGCACCCCCGACATGAGCAATGAGGAACTGTGCAACGCCATGATGGAGCAGTTCACCACCATGACTTTCGTCGGCCTGACCAGCGACGAATCCGGCATGACCTGGGAAGCTTCCGGCGCCGTCTCCAAGAGCCCCAAGGGCATGGTCATCCAGGACGGCTCTTACGTGGGCCTGGATTAA
- a CDS encoding branched-chain amino acid ABC transporter permease, whose protein sequence is MTFLNFLINGISLGSIYAIIALGYTMVYGIAKMLNFAHGDVIMVGAYVCFFAVSTYSLPPLVGILLAVVICTVLGMVVERLAYKPLRQAPSLAVLITAIGVSYFLQNAALLLWTSNTKMFPNFFTITEKTADGEIVKNGIQLFGGALNISFVTIITIVTCLVIMLALTFFTGKTKMGKAMRACSEDKGAAQLMGINVNSTISLTFAIGSGLAAIAGVLLCSAYPTLVPTTGSMPGIKAFTAAVFGGIGSIPGALLGGLMLGIIEIFAKAYISTQLSDAVVFAVLIVVLLVRPAGLLGKQIREKV, encoded by the coding sequence ATGACTTTCCTCAATTTCCTGATCAACGGGATCAGTCTTGGCAGCATCTATGCTATTATCGCCCTGGGCTACACCATGGTCTACGGCATTGCCAAGATGTTGAACTTCGCCCACGGCGACGTGATCATGGTGGGTGCGTATGTGTGCTTTTTCGCCGTGTCCACCTACTCCCTGCCGCCCCTGGTGGGGATTTTGCTGGCCGTTGTGATCTGCACGGTATTGGGCATGGTGGTGGAGCGGCTGGCCTACAAGCCGCTGCGCCAGGCTCCCTCCCTGGCGGTGCTGATCACCGCCATCGGCGTCAGCTACTTTTTGCAGAACGCCGCGCTGCTGCTTTGGACCAGCAATACCAAGATGTTCCCCAACTTCTTCACCATCACGGAGAAAACTGCGGATGGTGAGATCGTGAAAAACGGTATCCAGCTCTTCGGCGGAGCGCTGAACATCTCCTTTGTCACCATCATCACCATCGTCACCTGCCTGGTCATCATGCTGGCCCTGACCTTCTTCACCGGCAAGACCAAGATGGGCAAGGCCATGCGTGCCTGTTCGGAGGACAAGGGCGCCGCCCAGTTGATGGGCATCAATGTCAACTCCACCATTTCCCTGACCTTTGCCATTGGCTCCGGCTTGGCCGCTATCGCCGGCGTGCTGCTGTGCTCCGCCTACCCCACGCTGGTGCCCACCACCGGCTCCATGCCCGGTATCAAGGCCTTTACCGCCGCGGTATTCGGCGGCATCGGCTCCATCCCCGGCGCACTGTTGGGCGGGTTGATGCTTGGCATCATCGAAATCTTTGCCAAGGCCTACATCTCCACCCAGCTCAGCGACGCGGTGGTGTTCGCCGTGCTGATTGTCGTGCTGTTGGTCAGACCTGCGGGTCTCTTGGGCAAGCAGATCCGCGAGAAAGTGTGA
- a CDS encoding branched-chain amino acid ABC transporter permease produces the protein MKKLKTGSRVFRRNLITYALVIAAYAVLQILNGAGAVGYSLQGMLVPICAYVVMAISLNLTVGVLGELSLGHAGFMSVGAFTGVTAAVALQDLIPLAPLRLAIAMLVGAAFAALAGFLIGIPVLRLNGDYLAIVTLAFGEIIKSIFNNLYVGLDSRGFHMSILSDKTNLAEGGKLIIGGPMGIGGIQTISTFTAGFLLVLITLAVVFNLVNSRSGRAIMAIRDNRIAAESIGLNITRYKMMAFVTSAALAGAAGTLFAMNYSTIVANKFDFNTSILILVFVVLGGLGNMLGSIIAAAALTILPEALRQFSDYRMLVYAIVLILVMLATNSPQVRQFIVKIRVAIAGKGKGAAEDV, from the coding sequence ATGAAAAAACTCAAAACCGGCTCCCGCGTCTTCCGCCGGAACCTGATTACTTACGCGCTGGTCATCGCCGCCTATGCGGTGCTTCAGATTTTAAACGGCGCCGGCGCCGTGGGTTACTCGCTCCAGGGCATGCTGGTGCCCATCTGCGCCTATGTGGTCATGGCCATCTCCCTGAACCTGACCGTGGGTGTGTTGGGTGAGCTGAGCCTGGGCCACGCGGGCTTTATGAGCGTGGGCGCCTTCACCGGCGTCACCGCCGCCGTCGCCCTTCAGGACCTGATCCCTCTGGCCCCGCTGCGTCTGGCCATCGCCATGCTGGTGGGCGCTGCCTTTGCGGCCCTGGCAGGATTCCTCATCGGCATCCCGGTGCTGCGGCTCAACGGAGACTATCTGGCCATTGTGACCCTTGCTTTCGGCGAGATCATCAAGAGCATCTTCAACAACCTCTATGTGGGTCTGGACTCCAGGGGGTTCCACATGAGCATCCTCAGTGACAAAACCAATCTGGCCGAGGGCGGAAAGCTGATCATCGGCGGCCCCATGGGCATCGGCGGCATCCAGACCATCTCCACCTTCACCGCCGGCTTCCTCCTCGTCCTCATCACGCTGGCGGTGGTGTTCAACCTGGTGAACAGCCGCTCCGGCCGGGCCATCATGGCCATCCGCGACAACCGCATCGCCGCGGAGAGCATTGGCCTCAACATCACCCGCTACAAGATGATGGCCTTTGTCACCTCCGCCGCCCTGGCCGGCGCCGCAGGCACGCTTTTCGCCATGAACTACTCCACCATCGTGGCCAACAAGTTCGATTTCAACACGTCTATCCTGATCTTGGTATTCGTGGTCCTGGGCGGCCTTGGCAACATGCTGGGTTCCATCATCGCCGCCGCGGCGCTGACCATCCTGCCGGAGGCGCTGCGTCAGTTCTCCGACTACCGGATGCTGGTCTATGCCATTGTCCTGATCCTGGTGATGCTGGCCACCAACAGCCCCCAGGTCCGTCAATTCATCGTCAAAATCAGAGTTGCCATTGCAGGTAAGGGAAAGGGGGCAGCGGAAGATGTCTAA
- a CDS encoding ABC transporter ATP-binding protein — protein sequence MVPVPGRGIVPERDIDKSPILECIDLGIKFGGLAAVDNFNLTIGRTEIAGLIGPNGAGKTTVFNLLTKVYQPTRGTILLDGMDTNNMTTAQVNRSGIARTFQNIRLFTALSVEDNVKVAMNNQMHYNMWSGVFRLPGYWKEEKVAHDRAMELLSFFDMQDLASARAGSLPYGAQRRLEIVRALATNPSLLLLDEPAAGMNPSETADLMEHIRMIRDTFNIAIMLIEHDMSLVMNVCEGICVLNFGHVIAKGTPAEIQANPTVIEAYLGKKKEA from the coding sequence ATGGTACCGGTTCCCGGACGGGGAATTGTCCCCGAGCGGGACATCGACAAGTCCCCGATCTTAGAGTGCATCGACCTGGGGATCAAATTCGGCGGCCTGGCCGCTGTGGACAACTTCAATCTCACCATCGGCCGTACGGAGATTGCCGGTCTCATCGGCCCCAACGGCGCCGGCAAGACCACCGTGTTCAACCTGCTGACCAAGGTTTACCAGCCCACCCGGGGCACCATCTTGCTGGACGGCATGGACACCAACAACATGACCACGGCCCAGGTCAACCGCTCCGGCATTGCCCGCACCTTCCAAAACATCCGGCTCTTTACCGCCCTCAGCGTAGAGGATAACGTAAAGGTCGCCATGAACAACCAGATGCACTACAATATGTGGAGCGGCGTTTTCCGCCTGCCCGGCTACTGGAAAGAGGAAAAGGTGGCTCACGACCGCGCCATGGAACTGTTGTCCTTTTTCGATATGCAGGATCTGGCCTCCGCCCGGGCCGGCTCCCTCCCCTACGGTGCGCAGCGCCGTCTGGAGATTGTCCGCGCCCTGGCCACCAACCCCAGCCTGCTGCTGCTGGATGAGCCCGCGGCAGGCATGAACCCCTCCGAGACCGCGGACCTGATGGAGCACATCCGCATGATCCGGGACACCTTCAACATTGCCATCATGCTCATTGAACATGACATGAGTTTGGTGATGAACGTGTGCGAGGGGATCTGCGTCCTCAACTTCGGCCATGTGATCGCCAAGGGCACCCCTGCGGAGATTCAGGCCAACCCCACGGTCATTGAGGCCTACCTGGGCAAGAAAAAGGAGGCGTAA
- a CDS encoding ABC transporter ATP-binding protein, translated as MLKVEDINVYYGSIHAIKGVSFEVREGEIVTLIGANGAGKSTTLNTVSGLLHSKSGSISFMGKPLDRVAPHKIVEMGLAQVPEGRRVFLQMTVEENLEMGAYTQPNSGVDSDLEKVYGLFPRLKERRRQIAGTLSGGEQQMLAMGRALMSHPKLLMLDEPSMGLAPILVEQIFDIIQDLHKAGSTILLVEQNALMALSIADRGYVLETGTIVTTGTGMELIQSPAIKKAYLGG; from the coding sequence ATTCTGAAGGTAGAGGATATCAACGTCTACTATGGCAGTATCCACGCCATCAAAGGGGTCTCCTTTGAGGTCCGGGAAGGGGAAATCGTCACGCTGATCGGCGCCAACGGCGCCGGCAAATCCACCACACTGAACACGGTTTCCGGCCTGCTGCACAGCAAGTCCGGCTCCATCTCCTTCATGGGCAAGCCTCTGGACCGGGTCGCGCCCCACAAGATCGTGGAAATGGGTCTGGCCCAGGTCCCCGAGGGGCGGCGGGTCTTTTTACAGATGACAGTGGAGGAAAACCTGGAGATGGGCGCTTACACCCAACCTAACTCCGGCGTGGACAGCGACCTGGAGAAGGTCTATGGCCTCTTCCCCCGGCTGAAGGAGCGCCGCAGGCAGATCGCCGGCACCCTCTCCGGCGGTGAGCAGCAGATGCTGGCCATGGGCCGCGCCCTGATGAGCCACCCCAAGCTGCTGATGCTGGATGAGCCCTCCATGGGATTGGCCCCCATCTTAGTGGAGCAGATCTTTGACATCATCCAGGACCTGCACAAGGCCGGCTCCACCATTTTGCTGGTGGAGCAGAACGCCTTGATGGCCCTCTCCATCGCCGACCGTGGCTACGTGCTGGAAACCGGCACCATCGTCACCACCGGTACGGGAATGGAGTTGATCCAGAGCCCAGCCATCAAAAAAGCCTATCTTGGCGGATAA
- a CDS encoding DUF5662 family protein encodes MHPLSHLKTVNHHRYLVCKYCFRLGLYWQGLTHDLSKYSPREFWVGAKYYQGDRSPNDAERQATGCSTSWLHHKGRNRHHLEYWIDYSPNGDHSMTGMEMPVKYVAEMFCDRLAACKTYHKGDYKDSDPYDFFIRGKDHTIFHENSSALLEKILLILRDQGEDAAFDYIRREVLHNAK; translated from the coding sequence ATGCACCCGCTCTCTCACCTGAAAACTGTGAACCATCACCGCTATCTGGTGTGTAAATACTGCTTCCGGCTTGGGCTTTACTGGCAGGGTCTGACCCACGACCTGTCCAAGTACTCCCCCAGGGAGTTTTGGGTTGGGGCCAAATACTACCAGGGGGACCGCAGCCCCAACGACGCCGAGCGCCAGGCCACGGGATGCAGCACCTCGTGGCTGCACCACAAGGGCCGCAACCGCCACCACCTGGAGTATTGGATCGATTACTCCCCCAACGGCGACCACAGTATGACAGGCATGGAGATGCCGGTCAAATACGTGGCGGAAATGTTCTGTGACCGCCTGGCCGCCTGCAAAACCTACCACAAGGGGGATTACAAGGACAGCGATCCCTATGACTTTTTCATCCGGGGCAAGGATCACACCATCTTCCACGAGAACTCCTCCGCCCTGCTGGAGAAAATCCTCCTCATCCTCCGGGACCAGGGGGAGGACGCCGCTTTCGACTACATCCGGCGTGAGGTCCTGCACAACGCAAAATAG